Genomic window (Vampirovibrionales bacterium):
TGAGAGTCGCCATCTGGACCCTCATCAAGCCGTCGCTGCTGTTCGTCAGGCCACGGCCTTGCTGAGAGACGCGTATGGGGTTGAGCATTTCTACAAGAAAATCGACTCCACCCTGCGAGGCCACTTTACCGCCGAGTGCCTGGCGATGCTCGACGAATTGAAGTGGGACTGCGCCCTCATCGCGCCCGCTTACCCGCAAGAAGGGCGCCGGACTGTGGGCGGGTATCAACTCGTCAAAGGCATTCCCGTAGAAAAAACAGAAGTGGGGCGAGATCCTCTTTTCCCGGTGGGGATTTCCCACATCCCGACGCTGATTGGCCAGCGTTCGCGTCCCGACCTGGTGGGCCATATCGAACTGGGCACCGTGCTACGCGGCGCAGGCCCGACGCTCGCCAAGCTGACGGAACTGGCGGAAGCCGGTAAACGACTCATCGTCGCAGACGCCTGCTCTCGTACCGATCTGGATCAAATTGCGTTGGCGCTGGAAAAAATCCAGCCGGTAGCCAAAGTCCTGCCTTGCGGGTCTGCCGGTTTTGCTGAATCATTATGCCGTCACTGGGCGGCTCATGGCAAACCCTCTGCGCGTCCGTTGACGCTGCCGCCATCGCCGGTGCTGGTAGTGGCGGGCGCCGCGACAGCTCTGACGCGTCGCCAGATTTTACAATTGATGGACCATTATCCTTATTACGGCGAAGGCGCCTCGCCCGCCGTATTTGAGCCGACCGCCGAGCAATTGCTGGGATTGGCCCCGACCGATACCCCCTGCGCGGGAGAGAACGATTCGCTTCTGGCGAGAATGCTCGAAGCCCTGGCGGATAATAAAACCGTGGTGCTGACCTCTGCTCTGGGCGTCGATCAGGTGGACCGAACCCAAACATTAGCCTTGGGCAGCGGCATTTCGGAGCAGGACGTTCCCAAGCGCGTGCAGGAAACCCTCACCCAGTTAACGGCGCGCGTGTTGTCTCAAAGTCGGCAAACCCATGCCGATAGTCACCCGCTCAAACTGGCCTTAACCGGCGGCGAAACCGCCACTCAGATCTGTCGCGCCATCGGTTGCGAAGCGCTTGATATGGTAGGCGAAATTGAAAGCGCCATTCCCTTGCTGACAACCGTCAGCGATCCGCGCCGCCCAGATGTGCCGATGCGGTGGATCGTGACCAAATCCGGGAACTTCGGCTCCGACCTGACGTTGGCCCATATCGTCCGGTTTCTTAAACGTAACGAACTCTCCGCAGAAAATCTGGGCTGACGCCATGACGCCCGCCTCAGTCTCTCAACCGCTTATCTGTTTGACGCCGGGGGATCCCACCGGCGTGGGGCCTGAAATTGCCGCTAAGTTTCTTGCGACGCTCGGCGATCGCGCCTTCTACACCGCCGCCGATCCCGCCTCGCCTTCTATTGTTGTCGTGGGCGATATTCGTGCGCTGAATCGGGCTGCATCGGCCCTGCGCTTAACGCTGCCCTCTACCGCCGAAGGGGTGTCATACGAGGCCATTCATCCTGATAAAGCGCCCGGAGAAATTGCATTTTTAGCCCTTCAAGTCGCTATAGAACGCATTGCCGCCGAGAAACGTCTCCACCACCCCGCAGCGCTGGTCACTGGCCCCATTTCCAAGGCAAATCTGCGCGCCGCAGGCAGAGAGGCCAGCGGTCATACGGAAATTCTTCAAACTCTTTCACGGCGCTATTTTGAGACCTCTGGCGAAACGCATGCCGAGATGCTGTTTATCCATGATTTGTTTCGCATGCTTTTGCTCACCCGCCACATTCCGCTTCGCGGCGTCAGTGACGCCATCACGTTTGAGCGCGTCGCGCAGGCGTGCGGGACGCTATGCAAATGGCTACAGTCATCGGCAGGGATTGCCGCGCCCCGACTGGCGCTGATGGCGCTGAATCCACATGGCCGCGAGATTGATGATCGCGAAGATCGGCGCGCATTTGATCCGGCGCGCGATTGGCTATGGCAGCGCTACGGCGCGTCCCTCTCTGAACCGCTTCCCGCAGACGCCCTGTTTCGAGATTTCCAGCCTCAGACGCCTCCCTATGACGCCTATATCGCCGCTTATCACGATCAAGGGCTGATTCCGATGAAGCTGGTCGCGGGGCTGTCCGCCGTCAATGTCACTCTGGGCCTGCCCTTTCTAAGGACCTCCGTGAGTCATGGCATGGCAAGCGATATCGCCGGACGCGGCGAAGCCAACCCGGCCAGTCTGGCCGCCGCTTGGCGCGTGGCTCAAGACGCTTTAACGCGCGCCGTCTCGCAGGCGGATGGCGAGGGTTTTCATGGCGCGCTCCCATCGTCCGGGCAATAACGAGCGCAGCGCCAGCGGCACAAACGCCTTGAAAGCGTGTAGGGGATGCACGCGTCTAT
Coding sequences:
- a CDS encoding four-carbon acid sugar kinase family protein, translated to MQLPGLTIGVVADDLTGACDTALQFFHGGCATRVLLTLSPDAALQPAKEALAITTESRHLDPHQAVAAVRQATALLRDAYGVEHFYKKIDSTLRGHFTAECLAMLDELKWDCALIAPAYPQEGRRTVGGYQLVKGIPVEKTEVGRDPLFPVGISHIPTLIGQRSRPDLVGHIELGTVLRGAGPTLAKLTELAEAGKRLIVADACSRTDLDQIALALEKIQPVAKVLPCGSAGFAESLCRHWAAHGKPSARPLTLPPSPVLVVAGAATALTRRQILQLMDHYPYYGEGASPAVFEPTAEQLLGLAPTDTPCAGENDSLLARMLEALADNKTVVLTSALGVDQVDRTQTLALGSGISEQDVPKRVQETLTQLTARVLSQSRQTHADSHPLKLALTGGETATQICRAIGCEALDMVGEIESAIPLLTTVSDPRRPDVPMRWIVTKSGNFGSDLTLAHIVRFLKRNELSAENLG
- a CDS encoding 4-hydroxythreonine-4-phosphate dehydrogenase PdxA, whose product is MTPASVSQPLICLTPGDPTGVGPEIAAKFLATLGDRAFYTAADPASPSIVVVGDIRALNRAASALRLTLPSTAEGVSYEAIHPDKAPGEIAFLALQVAIERIAAEKRLHHPAALVTGPISKANLRAAGREASGHTEILQTLSRRYFETSGETHAEMLFIHDLFRMLLLTRHIPLRGVSDAITFERVAQACGTLCKWLQSSAGIAAPRLALMALNPHGREIDDREDRRAFDPARDWLWQRYGASLSEPLPADALFRDFQPQTPPYDAYIAAYHDQGLIPMKLVAGLSAVNVTLGLPFLRTSVSHGMASDIAGRGEANPASLAAAWRVAQDALTRAVSQADGEGFHGALPSSGQ